ATCTAAAAAGTCAATAAGATATGAACGATGTATGAAAGAAATAAAAATAGAAAATATCACTCTTGGCTTATCAAGCGAAGGTATGAATGTTAGAGTAAAATCAAATAAGGAAAATCTTGTTCTCTCTAACCAAAATATTGATAACGTAGCTGAATTGATCGAGCACAACTTCAATGTCGTTTCTAATCATTATAAATTAATAATTGATAGAGAAAAAAAGGAGTTTGATCTCAAGGATATAAATTTTATTAGTATTTCCATTGTCCTACATTATCTTTATATGTATAATTCGTGGAGAGTTATGTATAAAAAACAGGAGAATAAAGATTTGAGATTTAATGAGAATGACTTTAGTAATCCATCTACTCATGATATAGTGTTTAATTATTTCAAAACAAAATATCCAAATGATTGGGAAGAAAAATGTGCTGTTTTATTAGGAATAGAATTAAATAAACTGAACACTTATTATAAAATAAGAGAGATTTTTTACAACAAGTGAGAAAGAAGCTGTTTATTTAAAGTATTAGTGTTTGTTTATATGCTATATAGAGGAGAGATGGATTTAATACATAGTATCTCTGTTCTTAATAATTTGTTTAATCAGGTTATCTAAGGCTAGCATATTTAATACGACTCCATTACCTAATTATCTCTTGATAACATAAAAATCAAATGAATAGATTATATAAAATAGAAACAGAAATAAACAAAGAACGTGGCCTGTAAAAACAAGATATAGGCCAGGTTTTGAATTCATTAATACAATGCAAACTTCTGGTTCAATAGTACTACTAAATAATGAAGCTTTAAAGCCAGGTGAAATCCGCTAACTAACCCTATTATTGGGTAACTGATTCACCTACTTCTTCAATTCCTGAATTTCCTTTTTCAGTTCTTTTACCTCTTCAGCATATTTTATAAGATAGAGTGTCAGTTCTTCTATTTTTTCTACCAGTGTTCGATTCATTTCTCCCAGCGCGACGCCATTTTTTTCTATTTCCTCCGCTTTGGGGATGTTCGGAAGGTGGCCCTTTTCCCGGATATGAGCAGCCAGTTCATCCAGTTCCATAAGCTTGTAGTCTTTTGAGAATACATAATCCGGCCAGTTGGCGGTTTCCACTTTAACTTCATGAGCTCTTATTTTTCCGTTGACAGAGAGCTTTTCCTGTGGGGAAATCGTTCCGATTCCTACGTTACCCTGACTGTTCCAGATTCCATCACCGGAAAGGTAAATATCTCCTTTAAACCTGTTTGTGTACGAAATTTCAGCAATATCTGTACCTGTCAAGGGTGCATCAATAATTGTCCAGCCCTGATAATATGACGGTTGATTGTATCCGGAGAATGCATTTACATAGAACCGTTGAAAATTAACTTTATCATCAATGAAAATAACTACTTTTCCTCCTTCATTCGCTAATAAGATTTTAGGGGTATATGCTCCGGAAGAAGAAATCACAGGCTGGTAAAAATAGAGCACATTGTTGTCGTGCCAGATGTAAAAATTAATCTGCAGATTCATGGGAGCTTTGGCGCCATAACTATAGCCGATCAGATTAATAGTAGGCATATCAGCAGAGAGCGTAAACGGAATATTGGTCTGGATTTTAACACCATATTGCGGAATTCCTTGAATAGCGTAACGGGCCACATCATTGTACACCTGTGCTTTAGAGACAGTTGTCATGCCTATACATAGTAGTAAAATAATGAATCTGACATTGTGCATATGGATTAATAATTTAGTTTGGCGATTATAATTTTCTATATTCTGTAAATATAGGGTGTATTTTGAAATTATAAAAATGTAATCAACCAATTATGGGGTTGTTTTTGTCGTTATTACAGGATATAGAGCCTGCCGATATGTATGCAGTATTTACATTGCGCTTAAAAAGTGAGTACAGGTCAATAGGGCTCAGGTATGGATACCTTTACAGTGGTCTGCAAGGATAAGATGTATCTTCTGTTTCTAACGTTCTAAAACATAATTAATCGCATTGATTATTTTTTTGAACCCGAATATTTTATTACCTTTCGTGTAAATTTTGAAATAACCGTTATGAAGATTATTAACCAGCATAAATTAAAAGCATACACCCTGACAGAGATACTTGTTGTACTGGTAATTATAGGGATTTTGATCTTGCTGGCACTGCCTAATTTACTGCCATTGATTACAAAGGCCAAGAGTACGGAAGCTAAAATGCAATTACAGCATGTGCAGACCTTACAGCAAAATTATTTCTATGAGAAATCCAAATATAGTGGAAATCTGGAAGAGCTGGGATTTGTGCAGGAGAAGCTAAGTACGGACGGTAAGGACGGAAAGGCGAACTATCGCATTGAAATTGTCAAAGCAGAGCAAAACTCATTTATAGCAAAAGCTACTGCTGTAGTGGATTTTGATGGTGACGGTACGTTTAATGTGTGGGAGATCGATCAGGACAAAAATCTGCGGGAAGTAACTCCGGATTAGTCTATGTGGCTGAAAATCTTTATTGTATTGATTTTAATCCTTATTGCATATCAGGATTTCAGATACCGGGGAGTCACCTGGTATTTTTTTCCTTTACTTTTTCTGGGATTATCAACAATAAGTATACGTGATTACGGTTGGCATGAGGTGTCTTTGTACAGTGCGTTGAATCTCCTATTTATTGTTTTGCAACTGCTGATACTGCAACTTTATTTCCGGATCAGGAATGGACATTGGCAGTGGATATTCGATACCGTACTGGGATGGGGAGATGTTGTGTTTTTTATTGCTATCGCTGTTTATTTTACCCTATGGGGATATTTTATGTTCTTTGTCCTGAGTTTAGGCTTTGCATTAGTGATGAGCCTGTTACTAAGGATGGGAACTAAAAAGGAAATTACTGTACC
The Sphingobacterium spiritivorum genome window above contains:
- a CDS encoding type IV pilin protein; translated protein: MKIINQHKLKAYTLTEILVVLVIIGILILLALPNLLPLITKAKSTEAKMQLQHVQTLQQNYFYEKSKYSGNLEELGFVQEKLSTDGKDGKANYRIEIVKAEQNSFIAKATAVVDFDGDGTFNVWEIDQDKNLREVTPD